A part of Arachis hypogaea cultivar Tifrunner chromosome 12, arahy.Tifrunner.gnm2.J5K5, whole genome shotgun sequence genomic DNA contains:
- the LOC112728366 gene encoding uncharacterized protein, producing MEEIREGRRAPVKRGARAILAKCHCRRTIESREERKASPFRVAAPTLPSGSSSPPSLLVVSLGVIAIDPCPCRRRESLTGIGAEGEDSVRRGSCCCRRRKLKELPSAAVVAPVAVVCRHYCVCHCRHLWSVTVEQIHEERERTWEEAAAGGETNLAAVPGRQKILPLPSPEIWSPPPLEVVAGAAGKTVQLSSLFHFLSLVGS from the exons ATGGAGGAGATCCGAGAGGGAAGGAGAGCGCCGGTGAAGAGAGGAGCCCGCGCCATCCTCGCGAAATGCCATTGCCGCCGCACCATCGAGAGTCGCGAGGAGAGGAAGGCGTCGCCATTCCGTGTGGCCGCGCCAACGTTGCCGTCAGGGTCTTCTTCACCGCCGTCCTTGCTCGTTGTTTCCCTTGGAGTCATTGCCATCGACCCTTGCCCCTGTCGCCGCCGCGAGTCGCTAACAGGGATCGGAGCTGAGGGAGAGGACAGTGTAAGGAGGGGGAGTTGTTGCTGCCGAAGACGCAAGCTGAAGGAGCTGCCTTCAGCCGCCGTCGTTGCGCCAGTCGCCGTCGTGTGCCGTCACTACTGCGTGTGCCACTGCCGCCACCTCTGGTCTGTCACCGTTGAGCAGATccacgaagagagagagagaacctggGAAGAGGCCGCTGCCGGAGGAGAAACCAATCTCGCCGCCGTGCCTGGCCGCCAGAAAATTCTGCCG TTACCGTCGCCGGAGATCTGGTCGCCGCCGCCACTCGAGGTGGTTGCCGGGGCTGCCGGCAAAACGGTTCAGCTATCATCGCTATTTCATTTTCTTAGTTTG GTTGGGTCCTGA